In Pseudomonas fluorescens, one genomic interval encodes:
- a CDS encoding ion transporter, which translates to MDSSNSWRERLYVMIFQSDTLAGRRFDGTLLLIILASLVVVMLDSIDSIHQNYADVLAYIEWGFTVIFLGEYILRLYCSPKPLRYAFSFYGLVDLLAIVPGILALYYSDAQYLLIIRIIRMLRIFRVLKLSPYLKQANYLMSALRGSKQKIVVFLVSVCTLVTVFGTLMYVIEGPEHGFTSIPKGIYWAIVTLTTVGFGDIVPKTPLGQVISSLVMITGYSIIAVPTGIFTAELANAMRGEQLQHDCPVCKKNSHEQNAAFCSRCGSQLFKKVE; encoded by the coding sequence ATGGACAGCAGCAACAGTTGGCGCGAACGGCTTTACGTGATGATTTTCCAGAGCGACACCCTCGCCGGGCGGCGCTTCGACGGCACCTTGCTGTTGATCATCCTTGCCAGCCTGGTGGTGGTGATGCTCGACAGCATCGACAGCATTCACCAGAACTACGCCGATGTGCTGGCCTACATCGAGTGGGGTTTCACCGTCATTTTTCTCGGTGAATACATCCTGCGCCTGTATTGCTCACCGAAACCGTTGCGCTACGCTTTCAGCTTCTACGGACTGGTGGATCTGCTGGCGATCGTGCCCGGAATTCTGGCGCTGTATTACAGCGATGCGCAGTACCTGCTGATCATCCGCATCATCCGGATGCTGCGGATCTTCCGCGTGCTCAAGCTCAGCCCGTACCTCAAGCAAGCCAACTATCTGATGTCGGCGCTGCGCGGCAGCAAGCAGAAGATCGTGGTGTTTCTGGTCAGCGTCTGCACCCTGGTGACGGTGTTCGGCACCCTGATGTACGTGATCGAAGGCCCGGAACATGGCTTCACCAGCATCCCCAAAGGCATCTATTGGGCTATTGTGACGTTGACCACCGTCGGCTTCGGCGACATCGTGCCGAAGACCCCGCTGGGCCAGGTGATTTCGTCGCTGGTGATGATCACCGGTTACTCGATCATCGCCGTGCCCACCGGGATTTTCACGGCGGAACTGGCCAACGCCATGCGCGGCGAACAGCTGCAACATGACTGCCCGGTGTGCAAGAAAAACAGCCATGAACAGAACGCAGCATTTTGCTCGCGGTGCGGCAGTCAGCTGTTTAAGAAAGTGGAATAA
- a CDS encoding LysR family transcriptional regulator, with product MDRLAAMETFVYVVETGSFSAAARRLNIGQPAVSKTIAQLEKRLAVSLLLRSTRGLTPTEAGLAFFERARRAIDEANEADNAARGSASGLSGNLRISAAVTFGRLHVVPQLGPFLDQHPQLNIDLMLDDRNINLVEEGIDIALRMGPLSDSSLTVRKIADCHRVVLGTPAYFARHGEPSCPADLDKHQGIVYNLSGGATWIFTQGSEQQTQTLTGRLRVSAAEGLRAAVLADQGLTIASQWMFAPELASGAVRAVMNDWVLPDQDLWAVFPTGRMVSAKAQAFVDYVQGLLTSGL from the coding sequence ATGGACCGCCTCGCCGCCATGGAAACCTTCGTCTACGTGGTCGAAACCGGCTCGTTTTCCGCTGCCGCCCGACGGCTGAATATCGGCCAGCCCGCCGTGTCGAAAACCATCGCTCAGTTGGAAAAACGCCTGGCGGTCAGCCTGTTGCTGCGCTCGACTCGCGGCCTGACCCCGACTGAAGCCGGACTCGCGTTTTTCGAACGGGCCAGACGCGCCATCGACGAAGCCAACGAAGCCGATAACGCCGCCCGTGGCAGCGCCAGCGGTTTAAGCGGCAACCTGCGCATCAGCGCTGCGGTGACTTTCGGTCGCCTGCACGTCGTGCCGCAGCTGGGGCCGTTTCTCGATCAGCATCCACAGCTGAACATCGACCTGATGCTCGATGATCGCAACATCAATCTGGTCGAAGAAGGTATCGACATCGCCCTGCGCATGGGCCCGCTCAGCGACTCCAGCCTCACCGTGCGTAAAATCGCCGACTGTCACCGCGTAGTGCTCGGCACCCCGGCCTACTTCGCCCGCCACGGCGAGCCGAGCTGCCCTGCCGATTTGGATAAGCATCAAGGCATCGTCTACAACCTCAGCGGCGGCGCCACCTGGATCTTCACCCAGGGCAGCGAACAACAGACGCAAACCCTGACCGGCCGCCTGCGGGTCAGCGCCGCCGAGGGTTTGCGTGCAGCCGTGCTGGCCGATCAGGGCCTGACCATCGCCTCGCAATGGATGTTCGCTCCGGAGCTGGCAAGCGGTGCGGTCAGGGCGGTGATGAATGACTGGGTATTGCCGGATCAGGACTTGTGGGCGGTGTTTCCCACGGGGCGGATGGTCAGTGCGAAGGCGCAGGCGTTTGTGGATTATGTGCAGGGGTTGTTGACCAGCGGATTGTGA
- a CDS encoding urea transporter, which translates to MPANHFNTHCPDWAEALLNGFSQIFLQRHPLCGLLCLLAILLTAPVLFAGALLGAVAGLLTAQRRNYAKADRQAGLFSYNGVLLGLLLSLYFPWSPLLPPLILAAGGVSAMLTQQWLKHVYRSRSIPAYTSPFVAIGWILLLFAEPSAPTAHIEMNTLNLLAAGLRGLGQVMFLEHPLAGALIGIGLLIADRRAFCWALFASAIGLASSLLHHETGAALLGLGSYNAVLAALAFSAQRQQPWLPLLGIVLALLVTPLFAALGLAMLTAPFILAGWLIRAGIQMLGKAAVDATPCAQGDNQPRLR; encoded by the coding sequence ATGCCTGCCAATCATTTCAACACCCACTGCCCCGACTGGGCCGAGGCTTTGCTCAACGGTTTCAGTCAGATATTCCTTCAGCGCCACCCGCTATGCGGCCTGTTGTGCCTGCTGGCGATCCTGCTCACTGCGCCGGTGCTGTTTGCCGGCGCGCTGCTCGGGGCGGTCGCTGGATTGCTCACTGCACAGCGACGTAACTATGCCAAGGCTGATCGTCAGGCCGGTTTGTTCAGCTACAACGGCGTGCTGCTCGGCTTGTTACTGAGTCTGTATTTCCCCTGGTCACCGCTGCTGCCGCCGCTGATTCTGGCGGCTGGCGGCGTCAGTGCGATGCTCACTCAGCAATGGCTCAAACACGTTTACCGCAGTCGATCGATACCGGCCTACACCTCGCCATTCGTGGCCATCGGCTGGATCCTGTTGCTGTTCGCCGAGCCATCCGCGCCGACGGCGCACATCGAGATGAACACGCTGAACCTGCTCGCCGCAGGACTGCGTGGATTGGGTCAGGTGATGTTCCTCGAGCATCCGCTGGCCGGCGCATTGATCGGCATCGGCTTGTTGATCGCTGATCGCCGCGCCTTTTGCTGGGCATTGTTCGCGTCAGCCATCGGCCTTGCGTCCAGTCTGTTGCACCACGAAACCGGCGCGGCATTGCTGGGACTGGGCAGTTACAACGCGGTACTCGCCGCCCTCGCCTTCAGTGCGCAGCGCCAGCAACCGTGGCTGCCGCTGCTGGGCATCGTCCTTGCGCTGCTGGTCACCCCGCTGTTCGCCGCTCTCGGTCTGGCGATGCTGACCGCGCCGTTCATCCTCGCCGGCTGGCTGATCCGCGCCGGGATCCAGATGCTCGGTAAAGCGGCCGTCGACGCCACGCCTTGCGCACAGGGGGACAATCAACCTAGGCTGCGCTGA
- the pyk gene encoding pyruvate kinase, whose translation MTPDKKVKILATLGPAVDGIEDIRELVEAGVNIFRLNFSHGDHADHAKRYQWIREVERQLNYPLGILMDLQGPKLRVGKFADGKVQLHRGQAFRLDLDATPGDERRVNLPHPEIIAALEAGMDLLLDDGKLRLRVVSKYSDAIDTTVLNGGELSDRKGVNVPQAVLELSPLTAKDRRDLSFGLELGVDWVALSFVQRPQDILEARELIGDKAFLMAKIEKPSAVEQLREIAELSDAIMVARGDLGVEVPAESVPQIQKNIITTCRELGKPVVVATQMLESMRFSPAPTRAEVTDVANAVAEGADAVMLSAETASGEYPLEAVQMMSKIIRQVENGPDYQTQLDVSRPKAEATVSDAISCAIRRISNVLPVAVLVNYSESGASTLRAARERPKAPILNLTPNLQTARRLSVAWGIHSVVNDRLRQVDEVCSTALEIAQAQGMAERGDTLLITAGVPFGQPGSTNSLRIETLI comes from the coding sequence ATGACGCCTGATAAAAAGGTCAAAATCCTCGCCACCCTCGGGCCTGCCGTCGATGGCATCGAAGATATCCGTGAACTGGTCGAGGCCGGGGTCAACATCTTCCGCCTGAACTTCAGCCACGGCGATCACGCCGACCACGCCAAGCGTTATCAGTGGATCCGCGAAGTCGAGCGCCAGCTCAACTACCCGCTGGGCATCCTGATGGACCTGCAAGGGCCGAAACTGCGCGTCGGCAAGTTCGCCGACGGCAAGGTGCAGCTGCATCGCGGTCAGGCGTTCCGCCTCGATCTGGACGCGACACCCGGCGATGAACGCCGAGTGAACCTGCCGCATCCGGAGATCATCGCCGCGCTCGAAGCAGGCATGGATCTGCTGCTGGATGACGGCAAACTGCGCCTGCGCGTGGTCAGCAAATACTCCGACGCGATCGACACCACCGTGCTCAACGGCGGCGAACTGTCCGACCGCAAAGGGGTGAACGTGCCGCAAGCGGTACTTGAACTGAGCCCGCTGACCGCCAAGGATCGCCGCGACCTGAGCTTCGGCCTGGAACTGGGCGTGGACTGGGTGGCGCTGTCGTTCGTGCAGCGTCCGCAAGACATCCTCGAAGCACGCGAACTGATCGGCGACAAAGCGTTCCTGATGGCGAAAATCGAGAAGCCGTCGGCGGTTGAACAACTGCGCGAAATCGCCGAGCTGAGCGACGCGATCATGGTCGCTCGCGGCGATCTCGGTGTCGAAGTGCCGGCGGAAAGCGTGCCGCAGATCCAGAAAAACATCATCACAACCTGCCGTGAACTCGGCAAACCGGTGGTGGTGGCGACGCAGATGCTCGAATCGATGCGCTTCTCCCCGGCACCGACCCGTGCTGAAGTCACTGACGTGGCCAACGCTGTGGCTGAAGGCGCGGATGCAGTGATGCTCTCGGCCGAAACCGCGTCCGGCGAATACCCGCTGGAAGCGGTGCAGATGATGAGCAAGATCATTCGTCAGGTTGAGAACGGTCCGGACTATCAGACTCAACTCGACGTCAGCCGACCGAAAGCCGAGGCGACGGTGTCCGATGCGATCAGTTGCGCGATCCGCCGCATCAGCAACGTGCTGCCGGTGGCGGTGCTGGTCAACTACAGCGAATCGGGCGCCTCGACATTACGTGCGGCGCGGGAGCGGCCGAAAGCGCCGATCCTCAACCTGACGCCGAACCTGCAGACCGCGCGGCGTTTGAGCGTGGCGTGGGGCATTCACTCGGTGGTCAACGATCGCCTGCGTCAGGTCGATGAAGTGTGTTCGACCGCGCTGGAAATCGCCCAGGCGCAAGGCATGGCCGAGCGTGGCGATACGTTGCTGATCACTGCCGGGGTGCCGTTCGGGCAGCCGGGATCGACTAACTCACTGCGGATCGAAACATTGATCTGA
- a CDS encoding sulfate ABC transporter substrate-binding protein, producing MKKLFGASLLAAGLAFGSVAQAAPTLLNVSYDVMRDFYKDYNTAFQKHWQAEHNENITVQMSFGGSSKQARSVIDGLPADVITMNMATDINALADNGKLVPENWVSRLPNNSAPFTSATVFIVRKGNPKALKDWPDLLKDGVQVIVPNPKTSGNGRYTYLSAWGYVLKNGGDENKAKDFVGKLFKQAPVLDTGGRAATTTFMTNQIGDVLVTFENEAEMIAREFGRDQFEVIYPSVSAEAEPPVSVVDKVVDKKGTRAAADEYLKYLWSPEGQEIAAANYLRPRDPAVLAKYTDRFPKVDFLSVEKTFGDWRSVQKTHFNDGGIFDQIYTGQ from the coding sequence GTGAAAAAACTCTTTGGCGCCTCACTTCTCGCCGCCGGTCTTGCCTTTGGCAGCGTGGCTCAAGCCGCACCGACCCTGCTCAACGTCTCCTATGACGTGATGCGCGATTTCTACAAGGATTACAACACTGCGTTCCAGAAACACTGGCAGGCCGAGCACAACGAAAACATCACCGTGCAAATGTCCTTCGGCGGTTCGAGCAAGCAGGCGCGTTCGGTGATCGACGGCCTGCCGGCTGACGTCATCACCATGAACATGGCGACCGACATCAACGCCCTCGCCGACAACGGCAAACTGGTGCCGGAAAACTGGGTCAGCCGCCTGCCGAACAACAGCGCACCGTTCACCTCGGCCACCGTGTTCATCGTCCGCAAAGGCAACCCGAAAGCCCTGAAAGACTGGCCGGACCTGCTCAAGGACGGCGTGCAAGTGATCGTGCCGAACCCGAAAACTTCGGGCAACGGCCGCTACACCTACCTCTCGGCCTGGGGCTACGTGCTGAAAAATGGCGGTGACGAGAACAAGGCCAAGGACTTCGTCGGCAAACTGTTCAAGCAAGCGCCAGTGCTCGATACCGGTGGCCGCGCCGCGACCACCACGTTCATGACCAACCAGATCGGCGACGTGCTGGTCACCTTCGAGAACGAAGCCGAGATGATCGCTCGCGAGTTCGGTCGCGATCAGTTCGAGGTGATCTACCCAAGCGTCTCCGCCGAGGCCGAACCACCGGTGTCGGTGGTCGACAAAGTGGTCGACAAAAAAGGCACCCGCGCCGCCGCCGATGAATACCTGAAATACCTGTGGTCGCCGGAAGGTCAGGAAATCGCCGCCGCCAACTACCTGCGTCCACGGGACCCGGCAGTGCTGGCGAAGTACACCGACCGTTTCCCGAAAGTCGATTTCCTGTCGGTGGAGAAAACCTTCGGCGACTGGCGTTCGGTGCAGAAGACCCACTTCAATGATGGCGGGATCTTTGATCAGATCTATACCGGCCAGTAA
- a CDS encoding type II toxin-antitoxin system HicB family antitoxin yields the protein MQYPICIEWGDDNTAIGIQIPDIPGAVTAGDTFEDAYNAAVEVAHLMLQEIAADGESIPMPTSAAAHRNNPEFADMGWGMLELDISPYMGKTEKVNVTLPGYVIQRIDRYVREHNVKSRSSFLADAAMEKLVRY from the coding sequence ATGCAATATCCGATCTGCATCGAATGGGGTGACGACAACACCGCCATCGGTATTCAGATACCTGACATTCCCGGCGCCGTCACGGCCGGGGACACTTTCGAGGACGCCTATAACGCAGCCGTTGAAGTCGCCCATCTCATGTTGCAGGAGATAGCGGCGGACGGGGAATCGATTCCGATGCCGACGTCGGCAGCGGCCCATCGCAATAATCCGGAGTTTGCCGACATGGGCTGGGGGATGCTCGAGCTGGATATCTCGCCGTACATGGGCAAGACCGAGAAGGTCAACGTGACGTTGCCAGGCTATGTGATCCAGCGCATCGATCGCTATGTGCGTGAACACAATGTCAAAAGCCGCTCTTCGTTTCTGGCAGATGCGGCGATGGAGAAGCTGGTTCGGTATTAA
- a CDS encoding MFS transporter, producing the protein MNATTHAMTRGMVLLFAFCCGAIVANIYYAQPIIGLIAPDIGLSDTMASFIVSLTQIGYALGLFFLVPLGDLLENRRLMIITTVVAIASLLGAAFTRQPNVFLLISLLVGFSSVSVQILIPLAAHLAPEESRGRVVGGIMGGLLLGILLARPVSSVVADHFGWRAMFMIAAALMAAISVVLALTVPKRQPDHSASYGQLLGSLWTLLRQQPVLRQRAFYQGCMFATFSLFWTAVPLELARNHGLSQSEIAIFALVGAIGAIAAPISGRLADAGHTRIASLLAMLFASLSFLPAFIHPAYSVIGLAVTGVVLDFCVQMNMVLGQRAVYSLDAKSRGRLNALYMTSIFIGGAFGSSVASAVYEHGGWLWIVIVGSAFPLLALLRFLSASQRGALATA; encoded by the coding sequence ATGAACGCCACAACTCACGCAATGACCCGAGGCATGGTGCTGCTGTTCGCCTTCTGCTGCGGCGCGATCGTCGCCAACATCTACTACGCGCAACCGATCATCGGCCTGATCGCGCCGGACATCGGTCTTTCCGACACCATGGCCAGCTTCATCGTCTCGCTGACGCAGATCGGTTATGCGCTGGGCCTGTTCTTCCTGGTGCCGCTGGGCGACCTGCTGGAAAACCGCCGGTTGATGATCATCACCACGGTGGTGGCGATTGCCAGCCTGCTCGGCGCGGCGTTCACCCGTCAGCCGAACGTGTTCCTGCTGATCTCGTTGCTGGTGGGCTTCAGTTCGGTGTCGGTGCAGATCCTGATTCCGCTGGCCGCGCATCTGGCGCCGGAAGAATCCCGTGGCCGGGTGGTCGGCGGGATCATGGGCGGCCTGCTGTTGGGCATTCTGCTGGCGCGGCCGGTGTCGAGCGTAGTGGCTGACCATTTCGGCTGGCGTGCGATGTTCATGATTGCCGCGGCGTTGATGGCGGCGATCAGCGTGGTGCTGGCGCTGACCGTGCCCAAGCGCCAACCGGATCACAGCGCTTCCTACGGCCAGTTGCTCGGCTCGCTGTGGACGCTGCTGCGCCAGCAACCGGTGCTGCGTCAGCGGGCGTTTTATCAGGGCTGCATGTTCGCCACCTTCAGCCTGTTCTGGACAGCGGTGCCACTGGAACTGGCGCGCAACCACGGTCTGTCGCAAAGCGAGATTGCGATCTTCGCGCTGGTCGGCGCCATCGGTGCCATCGCCGCGCCGATCAGCGGACGCCTGGCTGACGCCGGCCACACCCGCATCGCTTCGCTGCTGGCCATGCTGTTCGCCAGCCTGAGCTTCCTGCCGGCCTTCATTCACCCGGCCTACAGCGTCATCGGCCTCGCGGTGACCGGCGTGGTACTGGACTTCTGCGTGCAGATGAACATGGTTCTCGGCCAGCGCGCGGTCTACTCGCTGGACGCCAAAAGCCGTGGTCGCCTCAACGCGCTGTACATGACCAGCATCTTCATCGGCGGCGCTTTCGGCTCGTCGGTCGCCAGTGCGGTGTATGAGCATGGCGGCTGGTTGTGGATCGTGATTGTCGGTAGCGCGTTCCCGCTGCTGGCGTTGTTGCGGTTCCTGAGTGCGTCGCAGCGTGGTGCTTTGGCAACGGCGTAA
- a CDS encoding glycerate kinase type-2 family protein, with the protein MSVDPQQLLRELFATAIDAAHPNQVLEAHLPADRTGRVIVIGAGKAAAAMAQVVERCWQGEVSGLVVTRYGHGAPCEKIEVVEAAHPVPDAAGLAVAKRVLELVSNLTEDDRVIFLLSGGGSALLALPAEGITLADKQSINKALLKSGATIGEMNCVRKHLSAIKGGRLGKACWPATVYTYAISDVPGDLATVIASGPTVADPSTSAEALAILKRYNIEVPATVRNWLQSPESETVKPGDPSLARSHFQLIARPQQSLDAAAVKCRQAGFSTLILGDLEGESREVAKVHAGIARQIINHGQPLAAPCVILSGGETTVTVRGNGRGGRNAEFLLSLTDSLKGQPGVYALAGDTDGIDGSEDNAGAIMTPDSYARAAALGLSASDELDNNNGYGYFEALDALIVTEPTRTNVNDFRAILILENCKS; encoded by the coding sequence ATGTCGGTCGATCCGCAACAACTGCTGCGCGAGCTGTTTGCCACAGCCATCGACGCGGCCCATCCGAACCAAGTCCTCGAAGCCCATCTGCCTGCCGATCGCACGGGTCGGGTGATCGTCATCGGTGCCGGCAAAGCCGCAGCTGCCATGGCCCAGGTGGTCGAGCGCTGCTGGCAGGGTGAAGTATCCGGTCTGGTGGTGACCCGTTACGGTCACGGCGCTCCGTGCGAAAAAATCGAAGTGGTCGAAGCCGCGCATCCGGTACCGGACGCTGCCGGTCTGGCCGTGGCCAAACGCGTGCTGGAACTGGTCAGCAATCTGACTGAAGACGACCGCGTGATCTTCCTGCTCTCCGGCGGCGGTTCAGCCCTGCTCGCGCTGCCAGCCGAAGGCATCACCCTGGCCGACAAGCAGTCGATCAACAAAGCCCTGCTCAAATCCGGCGCGACCATCGGCGAGATGAACTGCGTGCGCAAGCACCTCTCGGCGATCAAGGGCGGCCGCCTCGGCAAGGCTTGCTGGCCTGCCACCGTCTACACCTACGCAATTTCCGATGTACCGGGCGACCTCGCCACGGTGATCGCTTCCGGCCCGACCGTGGCCGACCCGAGCACTTCGGCCGAAGCGCTGGCGATCCTCAAGCGCTACAACATTGAAGTCCCGGCGACGGTGCGCAACTGGCTGCAAAGCCCGGAATCGGAAACGGTCAAACCCGGTGATCCGAGCCTCGCTCGCAGCCATTTCCAGTTGATCGCCCGCCCGCAGCAATCGCTGGATGCAGCGGCAGTGAAATGCCGCCAGGCCGGTTTCAGCACGCTGATCCTTGGCGACCTCGAAGGTGAATCCCGCGAAGTGGCGAAGGTCCACGCCGGCATCGCCCGGCAGATCATCAATCACGGGCAGCCACTGGCAGCGCCGTGCGTGATTCTGTCCGGCGGCGAAACTACCGTGACCGTGCGCGGCAATGGCCGTGGCGGACGCAACGCCGAATTCCTCCTGAGCCTGACCGACAGCCTCAAGGGCCAGCCCGGCGTTTATGCGCTGGCCGGTGACACCGACGGCATCGACGGCTCGGAAGACAACGCCGGCGCGATCATGACCCCGGACAGCTACGCCCGCGCCGCCGCTCTGGGCCTGAGCGCCAGCGACGAGCTGGATAACAACAACGGTTACGGCTACTTCGAGGCGCTCGATGCGCTGATCGTCACCGAGCCGACCCGCACCAACGTCAACGACTTCCGCGCCATCCTGATCCTTGAGAACTGCAAATCATGA
- a CDS encoding type II toxin-antitoxin system HicA family toxin — translation MQSRLLIKELEEAGWTLDRVTGSHHIFTHRYNPYTIPVPHPKKDLPLGTVKSIRRRAGLYHPPASYKGDP, via the coding sequence GTGCAAAGCAGGCTATTGATCAAGGAGCTGGAGGAGGCAGGCTGGACGCTGGATCGAGTCACCGGCAGTCATCACATCTTCACGCATCGTTACAACCCGTACACCATTCCCGTTCCTCACCCTAAAAAGGATTTGCCGCTGGGGACGGTCAAAAGCATCAGGAGGCGTGCCGGGTTGTACCACCCGCCAGCCAGCTACAAGGGAGATCCATAA
- a CDS encoding DUF5666 domain-containing protein produces the protein MLRQLLRHTTTIALIGLLSATAVQAADAPGMRLGVRGEITGVSADSLKVHVNSGENVVIRLTADTKVRAVTLANIEDIKPGSYIGSAAMPQEDGTLKAMEVHVFPPELAGSGDGHRPFDLAKGSSMTNGSVGDLVVSNGRVLTVNYKGGQQKILVPEDVPIVNLMPGDRSLLKVGVKIVTFVTQSADGTLTAQSISAGKDGVKPPM, from the coding sequence ATGTTGCGTCAGCTGCTGCGTCACACCACCACGATTGCCTTGATTGGCCTGCTCAGTGCCACTGCGGTGCAGGCCGCCGATGCCCCGGGCATGCGTCTCGGCGTGCGCGGTGAGATCACCGGGGTCAGCGCCGATTCGCTGAAAGTCCACGTCAACAGCGGCGAGAACGTGGTGATCCGGTTGACTGCGGACACCAAGGTGCGTGCCGTCACGCTGGCGAATATCGAAGACATCAAACCCGGCAGCTACATTGGCTCGGCCGCCATGCCGCAGGAAGATGGCACCCTCAAGGCAATGGAAGTGCACGTATTCCCGCCGGAACTGGCCGGCAGCGGTGACGGTCATCGGCCATTCGACTTGGCCAAGGGCAGCAGCATGACCAATGGCAGTGTCGGTGATCTGGTGGTCAGCAATGGCCGGGTGCTGACGGTCAATTACAAGGGCGGACAGCAGAAGATCCTGGTGCCGGAGGACGTGCCGATCGTCAACCTGATGCCGGGGGATCGGAGTTTGCTGAAGGTGGGGGTGAAGATCGTCACTTTTGTCACGCAAAGTGCGGACGGCACGCTGACCGCGCAATCGATCTCGGCGGGCAAGGATGGTGTGAAACCACCGATGTGA
- the ccmI gene encoding c-type cytochrome biogenesis protein CcmI — MIDFWLAAGLLLLVALSFLLIPVLRGRRAQREEDRTALNVALYQERVAELQAQQAEGVLDAAQMDSGRAEAARELLADTEGVAAPRVSKLGKPLPLLAAVLVPVLGLGLYLHFGAADKVELTREFAQAPQSMEEMTRRLERAVAAQPDSAEGLYFLGRTYMAQDRPADAAKMFERAANLAGRQPELLGQWAQAQYFADGKKWSDKIQALTDEALKADPKEVTSLGLLGIAAFEGERYQQAIDYWNRLLAQLPEGDNSRAALQGGIERATERLQASGGKVAAAPAAKVAALLKVRVDLASELKGQVQPGDSVFIFARAVSGPPAPLAAKRLTVADLPVTVELGDADAMMPQLKLSNFPEVQLVARISRAGQPTAGEWVGRSGPLASSTTAQQTLTIDSPDR; from the coding sequence ATGATTGATTTCTGGCTTGCCGCAGGGCTGTTGCTTCTGGTCGCCCTGAGTTTTCTGCTGATCCCGGTTTTGCGTGGCCGTCGCGCCCAGCGTGAAGAGGATCGAACTGCTCTGAACGTGGCGCTGTATCAGGAACGCGTGGCCGAGCTGCAAGCGCAGCAGGCTGAAGGCGTACTCGATGCCGCGCAAATGGACAGCGGGCGCGCGGAAGCGGCGCGTGAGCTGCTCGCCGATACCGAAGGCGTTGCCGCACCGCGTGTGTCGAAACTGGGCAAGCCGTTGCCGCTGCTGGCGGCGGTGTTGGTGCCGGTGTTGGGCCTGGGTCTGTACCTGCATTTCGGTGCTGCCGATAAAGTCGAACTGACCCGTGAATTCGCCCAGGCGCCGCAGTCGATGGAAGAGATGACCCGGCGTCTGGAGCGCGCCGTGGCCGCGCAACCGGATTCCGCCGAAGGCTTGTACTTCCTTGGTCGTACCTACATGGCCCAGGATCGTCCGGCAGATGCGGCGAAGATGTTCGAACGCGCCGCCAACCTGGCCGGTCGCCAACCGGAACTGCTCGGCCAGTGGGCGCAGGCGCAATACTTTGCTGACGGCAAGAAGTGGTCGGACAAGATCCAGGCCCTGACCGATGAAGCGCTGAAAGCCGATCCGAAAGAAGTCACCAGCCTCGGTCTGCTCGGCATCGCCGCGTTCGAGGGCGAGCGTTATCAGCAGGCAATCGACTATTGGAACCGGTTGCTGGCGCAGTTGCCAGAGGGCGACAACTCCCGCGCCGCCTTGCAGGGCGGGATCGAGCGAGCCACCGAGCGCCTGCAAGCCAGTGGCGGCAAGGTTGCCGCCGCGCCAGCAGCCAAGGTTGCCGCTCTGCTCAAGGTGCGCGTCGATCTGGCCAGCGAACTCAAAGGCCAGGTGCAACCGGGCGACAGCGTTTTCATCTTCGCCCGCGCCGTTTCCGGCCCACCGGCACCATTGGCGGCCAAGCGCCTGACCGTGGCCGATCTGCCGGTCACTGTCGAATTGGGCGATGCCGACGCGATGATGCCGCAGTTGAAACTGTCGAACTTCCCTGAAGTCCAACTGGTTGCGCGCATCTCCCGTGCCGGTCAACCGACCGCCGGGGAGTGGGTGGGTCGCAGCGGCCCGCTGGCCAGCAGCACCACCGCGCAGCAAACTCTGACCATCGACAGCCCGGACCGATAA